The region taaacatgcattctaagcaaTTCTAGTGTCTGGATTTCTGGAtttaaacatacaaaacatattaatttaattattagcaTGCTTCCTAGTCAGTTTTCACGGCAATCATGGAAATGTTATTAAAACCATCAGTTATGGCAAAAACattatttaagcaatttactATAAAATAGCCTAAACATGCGGAATCCATCTCCGAATCTGTGCAGTTGCGTTCTTGGAAAATCAAAGCGTATTTAGGTGTTTTTCAGGTCTAGAATCAAATGATTCTTGAGTGTTTGTGTGTGTATGTGTTCGACCAGGCTAGGGTTTCGTAGGGGGAGGTTGAATTCTAGCTCTATGTGTTCTGGTCCGATCTTTGGCTAGGCCGATTAGAAGTTCTATTTATAGTGGTTAGGGGTGACCTAGGGTTAGCTAGAGGTTCAGttagttttaaattactatttaccTAGTTAGAGTTTGTTTTAAACTTAAAGAAGTGTTAATTGATAGATTATTAGGAttagatttaaattatttactttaaatgTTTACATGTCAAATTTGTATTTACACTTGCTGGTTAAGAAAAAAGGTGTTGAGAGTTAgttttggtgcccgaaagtatTAGAAACGACTCTTGGGACCTTAAGGGTTTGAGTATGGTCTTATTCAGTCCATAatacttgcaaattggcccataaatttctaagacattgcaattagtccaatttatgGACTTAGACTGCAATCTCTTTGGATATgtatgggctatttacgcctaattacgttttaatcctccaagtttgtaGCACTACACTGATTACGCTttcttagattccagcaagaaaatctaaagctcgtcacccggacggatttctctagaaatcaacATGGGACGCTTCAagcccttatcactttttacctgtccgaaaaataggtgtctacaggcGTCTATGTGAACGACTCTCATATAAATTCTATTGATGGAAGCAAGAATGAATGACGATACCGAGAAAATACCAACACTACCAACGGAACAACTAGTAAGCATTACTAAGGATATCAAACCTGCAAAAGCAAGCAAGCGGCAACGAGAAGGAGAAGAAGTGATACCTGCACGGAGGTACAAACGAGGAAAAACGAATGACCTCAGTGGCGGTGCATACCATACTCACGGAAGAAAGGAAAGAAGTGGAGCATGATCCGCTTGGGATTGAAACAGAGATACAAGGGAGAACAATGCGACGAGTGTCAATCGACTCTGGAGGAACGACCAGTGTTATAACATGGAAAGCTTATCAAGCAAAGAGAGGTAGCATGATTCGGATAAGGTTGCAACCAACGGAAATCAGAGGAGTGGGCGAATCGAGACTACACTCGATGGGCACAGTTACCCTTCGATTAACATCCAAACACAGAACAGGGCTGAGGATGACCCAATTTGTCCTCTTCCACGTGGTTGATGAAAGGCTACCTTTCAGCATGATATTGGGACGAACGTTCCTCTATAAATCAGGAGAGGTACTAGACATGAGTAACTTATGGATAGGGTTCCTTATAGAAGAGGGAGCGGTCATCATAAGTGAGGCAATAGGTTCATGGAGAACCTCTCTGTAACCGGGAGACCCCAAAACGGGGGAAGAATGTCATCAAACCTCCATGGTGGAGCTCCTCCCCATCGATGAAATATTGAACCTGCCATGTGACGAGTCTCTGTCCGAACTTGTAGGAGATACAGAGAAATGGGAGGTTGACTCGGAAAAAACAGTAAAGCTCGGGATTGGAATGTCCATGCGCACCAAAGAAGCTATAAAAGAGGTGTTGAAGAGGCTCTCACATACATTTTAGAGATAAAGGGAGTAGAACTGGAAGTTGCATGCCATGAATTAAATGTAGATCCAGCATCTAAAGTGGTCAAGCAAAAGAAGCGAAGACACTCTAAAGAACGACAAAAGGCAATAGCTGAAGAGGTTGAAAAGTTACAAGAAGCAGGATTCATAAAGTCAATCAAGTACCCAGAATGATTGGCAAACGTGGTGCTAGTCACGAAAGCTAACATGAAATTTTGGATGTGCGTAGACTTCACGGACCTCAATAAAGCTTGCCCAAAAAACTGCTTCCTACTCCCGAACATCGATCAATTAGTAAATGCCACTGCATGCTACAAAATCTACAGTTTGGTGGACATGGCTCAAGGGTACAACCAAATCCCAATGAAAAGACAAGACCAAGCCAAAATAAGCTTCGTAACAAATGAAGGTACATTTTGCTATACAATGATGCCGTTTGGATTAACAAAAAATACAGGAGCCACATACCAGAGGCAAATGAAGTACATGTTAAAAGATCAAATTGGGAAAATAATGGAGGTATacgtgttagtagtatgtgccctagggccattttgtatttatacttgtataaacaaatcccattggcaatgatatatatgttttatttgaactaagtgcctcatcaactaagtgtttatttattgcatattgtccttatcacattgtgatagaatctattcttaaggtgttgagaatatgagtgacatattctattatacaagtgatctaaataaccgttcacgatcgatggggtcctacgaataagggcatcgcattatcccggaaagatcgtcacctctgtttattctcctgattagtaaagagttactaattataggaagcagtgagtctcatactacttgatggggatcagaataaacatatggacactcaaagggtttgagtgagtcgaacaagtgacgctagatgacttatacatggtatttcatcaaagtcaatttaatgtcatctatttcgtaattgtacatatgtcctttgacttgcggtgacactatcttgtatataggtgattagagtttgatactccttatccctagatctttcatgagctagggtcgcgggatatgttggctctagttagttgtatatggagataggggtttaaccaagagaggatttatcactccggatgaacagagaaaagattctatgctatctcaaattgttcttgatggatgataaaacctgcgcgggtgtatatgacttacttagaaagttgtttctagaggaagccatatttatcaagaataagaactgagatgaggtcatatgattaagacaaacagtgtttgacttaaccgtgacactagtcgagatcggaatcttagatgaagggaattttgagtgtacggtaattatgaacattggttcataaagaatgcatcgaaacattcatatctatttgggggtcgtgatatgttgctagacgtcactcacgatctacgagaattaataattaatgggatttaattatttaatataagaaaggcgtttcttataactctcgttgccatatagatgtgaacctagttagtcacacacaatagggtgtgcaaccgattgtgtttacgagagatcgatttcatatagatactagcatatctcagaaattaatctaagatgaaaaacaagtgtAAATTAgaactaatttgtaagagttataaattagtaggcacctaattgtattttatccaagttaatgtgatgatgtcatgtgatgatgtcatgtgatgatgtcacgatgatgtcatgtgatgatgtcacgatgatgtcatgtgatgatgtcacgatgatgtcatgtgatgatgtcacgatgatgtcatatgatgatgtcacgtgatgatgtcatgtatgtctctgtgtgtgacacctagcatccgacgtgtcagaaggtggcaacacctatgcttgatgtgtgacacctagcatgtgatgtgtcagatggtggcaacacctatgcttggtgtgtgacacctagcatgtgaggtgtcgaatggtggcaacacctttgcttggtgtgtgacacctagcatgtgaggtgttgcattcttaagcaaagctctatcctataaatagaggttgcctttgctcattctacacacaccacacttaagagagcatatttgaaggagttcaagtagtcatcaatcacagaaaagcttggagaaaatTTTTCATACaacccagcaaagacgtaatcgaggcgagagtttgagcttagggttgctcggcaagagaaactcttgcagattacttcaaggcgaggattcaatcggacgcatactcgtgtggacgagcttgaggtcgccgtactatcgggactacaagaatcgttggagaatcgacataggtattcttcttacggtttttagatgcgtgctttaattactagatgatacgacgatccatttgttattgatatgatcaatttctggatccgaattgttggaattccaatttcgaattgaaatatacgattcggaccctcacgtcccgctgcaccaacagtggtatcagagcaaaggATAATGTGCATGGAGATGCAACACATGGAGATGTGTCGATTATCCGATTCTAGGGAACTCTCACTCATGATCGTGTGACGAAGTGAGGCTCTCCACCCTAGAGCGTATGTGATGCGTGCTTTGGtaggtacatatggatgtcacccTATGAGATAGGATCGAGTCCATATTGGTCAACAACCTCACTATTGGCTGGgaaccaacagtggtatcggagccaccgtatcagcaagtattaaagctttacggttgaatgcatgtattaataatcatggacttaggaattattaattggcatgtaatttataattccgagggcttaggtcttgtttgcaaaaacgagcaaacggtattgtgacattaattacatttgattaaattctgtctaggagattggtacttaagtggtccgcttgtgaccctccaatctatcctgggaatttttctaatgtgattatttaacacaatacgtgactcgcttgtgcattatattgtcatcaacaaaacatgcggaacaagtaatagtttgctcattcatttgtggctaaagaatgagacctaggaagtccatgatcatacatgtgtgattgcatgattcattttagctttaatatgtatgagatgcatgctaaaatgtgttgtgggcttagtgagaccggaataacttaaaaccctaagaaatcttcctaaaagtaaaaagattaagtttatattgattaatcattaaattgatttatcaatgactctccattggagcaataaactaacacgctttgagttatcatcttgtcggctatggatacataggggtgagatgatatcgtcaagagatgttgacgagtttattgttaagcatgcgatgttgcgggtgtagtcgatataatatacggcgagaaaggcaattaggcgtacctgagtcgtatattattcaaatcgatacatcttagttgattcaatgggttaaacttaactaatgtggaaacccaagaatagcattaagtacttgagggtgaaagcattaggagccggaaatgattgaacctcatatgagatatgatgaacaagtagttgttcacttatatatcattttgatcccaagaatagcattaagtacttgagggaaagataaatgagtataagaattcaatcacccgcttgaatctttttccaacaaagattcacgtttcctattttggaagtgtaggatttgaaaaagatagtgggaggccattttgataaagaccaaatcattatggtttaaatatacaagacaataatactaattagagatctttgctttctataggttgataagataagatgaaatcgaatccgttaagtagcattctcgacaataatcgcttagtgggtcctaactttgttgattggttaagaaatctcaaaatagttcttgcaagtgaacacatagcatatgttcttgagacaaatgttctgggaccattgccgattgaggcacctcccgaggaacatgaggcattgcgcaagtggaagttagatgacgaacaagccaagtgctatatgttggcatctatgaataacgagttgcaaaagcaacacgagaaatatccgggagctcgcgaaatattgtttcacttacaagagttgtatggtgaatcaagtcgttttgctagatatgagatatctaagcaattatttcgggCAAAGCACTCCGAAGGAAAGGGTattggagaacatgtgaacatgatgattcgatgtatcgaacggctagagggtctagacttcatcatggacttcaatctccaaacggatatgatccttcaatcccttccggaatcatatggtaatttcatcacgaattactatatgaatcggatagaatgtacacttgccgagttatcaaacatgttgataactgctgaaaagaataatgttaagggaaagaaagtttctcttgtggttgcttcttctagtaagactaagaagaagaaaactaagaagaatgttttgaaggcccaaaaaGCCATTGCGAAAAAGAAGGGCACCTCAGAGAACAAAGGAAAATGTTTCTTTGGTGaaggcgagggacattggaaacgaaattgccccaagtatttgaaatccaagggcaagaacaagaagaatgagaatcccggtgagggtatgtcaatttcttgttatttcaattccaataacgatagctcgtccaaagcttgggtattagataccggagctagttctcacatttgttcatccttacaggatctagtaaatgagaggaagttggacaaggacgaagtgatcttgaagcttggaaataacgcaagcgttgcggctaaagctataggatcatcttctattttgttgtataaacatgttttgtatttgaataatgttttgtacttaccaaacgcttatagaaatatcatgtccatatcttgtatgacaagattagggtatgatttcctatttacaaaggatgtttgtaaaattatctatgataataaaatcgttggttatggttatgtacaaaacggtctttattgtataaataaagatgttagcaatacaaataatgttttagaaataaataccataagtgatcaaacctcgaaacaattatggcacttacgattaggacatattgcggaagatagacttaacaagttggataagatgggaatcttgGGCAATCTTGATTCAACATCAATTTCaacttgtgagtcatgtcttaaaggcaaaatgacccgatcaccctttgtgggacaaagtggtagagccaaagatattttggaaatcatacatagtgatgtatgtggtccatttaaagaaatggcatgaggtggttatttatacttcattaccttcaccgatgatttatcacggtatgggtatgttgttcttatgaagaacaagagtgaagcttttgcaaaattcaaagatttcaaaaacgaagtagaaaaccaatttggaaaaggtattaaaatcctacgatctgatcgaggaggtgaatacttgagtacggagtttggtacattcttaagagaatgcggtattatttcccaactgactTCTCCGGGAACACCACAGTTGAATGGTGTATcggaacggaggaatcgtacattgttagacatggtaagatcaatgatgagctatactgatttacccatttcattatggggtcatgcacttcttagcgcaaattatattctaaatcgagtaccaactaaatccgctccgagaataccttatacgatatggtatggtaaggaaccaagtcttaagcatattaagatttagggatgttcggcatatatcaaaaagttgataaccgacaagttggaatcaagatcaatcatgggaaggttcgttggttatcctaaaaacagtttaggatattatttctatattccgtCCGAGCAAACAATCGTTGTTAGTCGGGATGCCCATtttcttgaaaaagagtttattcaagaaggtggaaaaggaaggaatattgaattagatgaggagtcatctaaaaaccaagaaaatgatacaatggagattgatcaaacccatagtgaaccagaattagtaaaatctacagaaacacctcgaagatcaagtagagtatcttatccaccggagagatatggttttattcatgatattcaagagttgtttattcatggagaaaatgatcaaattgttgatccttctacttatgaagaagctatatgtgatatagattcttcaagatggcttgaagctatgaaatccgaaatggattccatatacagtaaccaagtttgggagctagtcgatccacccaatggtattataccaatagggaacaaatggatcttcaagcgtaaaattggtgctgatggaaaagtggagacttttaaagctaggcttgttgcgaaagggtttcgccaaaggcaaggagtcgattatgaagagactttctcgcctgttgccatgcttaagtccatccggattcttcttaccatagctgcacatttagattatgaggtttggcaaatggatgtcaagaccgcattccttaatggatatattgaggaagaaatctatatggaacaacctaagggttttgaatccgaagaaggttccaaggtgtgtaagcttaaacgatccatatatggattgaagcaagcttcgagaagttggaaccgtcgttttgatgaagctataaagagttacgagtttatcaaaaacgaagatgaaccatgtgtttacaagaaggttagtgggagcgcaatcacgtttctagtcttgtacgtagatgacattttactaataggaaatgatgtcggtatgttaacctctgtaaagctttggttatccaaaactttctccatgaaaaacctcggagaagcaacttatattctcggtattagactctatagagatagatctaagagaataataggtctctcccaaaggctttacttagaaaagatattgaagaatttcaatatggaaaattctaagagaggactgattcccgttaggcatggaattcacctttcaaaggatatgtcttcaaagacatctgaggaaagagatgaaatggcaaagataccatatgcttcggcaattggtagtcttatgtacgctatgttgtgtaccaggccggatattgcctatgcggttagtttaactagccgatatcaatccaatccaggttcgGAACACTGGATGACtgttaagaatatctttaagtacttgagaaggactaaagatatgatcttaacatatggaggaggtgatctacaaatagacggctttacagattctgattttcaatcagatataaacgatcgtaagtctatatccggattcgtattcacatgtaatggaggagcagtgagttggaagagttccaaacaagaaaccactgcagATTCCACCACAGAGGCtgagtatattgcggcatcagatgctgcaaaggaagctgtttggattaagaagttcgtttctgaacttggtgtggttcctaccattgagtcggcggttcctcttttctgcgacaacaatggtgctatagcccaggCAAAGGAACCCCGATCTCACCataaatccaaacacatagaaaggcgctatcatatcatccgagagattgttggaaagggagatgtgtctctccaaaagatagcatcagccgataacacggctgacccactgacaaagcccatgactcagagtcaattagatttacatcttgagaatatggggcttagatatagtagccaatggcactagtgcaagtgggagattgttagtagtatgtgccctaggaccattttgtatttatacctgtataaacaaatcccattggcaatgatatatatgttttatttgaactaagtgcctcatcaactaagtgtttatttattgcatattgtccttatcacattgtgatagaatctattcttaaggtgttgagaatatgagtgacagattctattatacaagtgatctaaataaccgttcacgatcgatggggtcctacgaataagggcatcgcattatcccggaaagatcgtcacctctgtttattctcctgattagtaaagagttactaattataggaagcagtgagtctcatactatttgatggggatcagaataaacatatggacactcaaagggtttgagtgagtcgaacaagtgacgctagatgacttatacatggtatttcatcaaagtcaatttaatgtcatctatttcgtaattgtacatatgtcctttgacttgcggtgacactatcttgtatataggtgattagagtttgatactccttatccctagatctttcatgagctagggtcgcgggatgtgttggctctagttagttgtatatggagataggggtttaaccaagagaggatttatcactccggatgaacggagaaaagattctatgctatctcaaattgttcttgatggatgataaaacctgcgcgggtgtatatgacttacttagaaagttgtttctagaggaagccatatttatcaagaataagaactgagatgaggtcatatgattaagacaaacagtgtttgacttaaccgtgacactagtcgagatcagaatcttagatgaagggaattttgagtgtacggtaattatgaacattggttcataaagaatgcatcgaaacattcatatctatttgggggtcgtgatatgttgctagacgtcactcacgatctacgagaattaataattaatgggatttaattatttaatataagaaaggcgtttcttataactctcgttgccatatagatgtgaacctagttagtcacacacaatagggtgtgcaaccgattgtgtttacgagagatcgatttcatatagatactagcatatctcagaaattaatctaagatgaaaaacaagtgtaaattagggactaatttgtaagagttataaattagtaggcacctaattgtattttatccaagttaatgtgatgatgtcatgtgatgatgtcatgtgatgatgtcacgatgatgtcatgtgatgatgtcacgatgatgtcatgtgatgatgtcacgatgatgtcatgtgatgatgtcacgatgatgtcatgtgatgatgtcacgatgatgtcatgtgatgatgtcacgatgatgtcatatgatgatgtcacgtgatgatgtcatgtatgtctctgtgtgtgacacctagcatccgacgtgtcagaaggtggcaacacctatgcttgatgtgtgacacctagcatgtgatgtgtcagatggtggcaacacctatgcttggtgtgtgacacctagcatgtgaggtgtcgaatggtggcaacacctttgcttggtgtgtgacacctagcatgtgaggtgttgcattcttaagcaaagctctatcctataaatagaggttgccttttctcattctacacacaccacacttaagagagcatatttgaaggagttcaagtagtcatcaatcacagaaaagcttggagaaagtttttcatacaacccagcaaggacgtaatcgaggcgagagtttgagcttagggttgctcggcaagagaaactcttgcagattacttcaaggcgaggattcaatcggacgcatactcgtgtggacgagcttgaggtcgccgtactatcgggactacaagaatcgttggagaatcgacataggtattcttcttacggtttctagatgcgtgctttaattactacatgatacgacgatccatttgttattgatatgatcaatttctggatccgaattgttggaattccaatttcgaattgaaatatacgattcggaccctcacgtcccgctgcaccaacaatACGTAGATGAGGTAATAGTGAAAAGCAAGAC is a window of Mercurialis annua linkage group LG2, ddMerAnnu1.2, whole genome shotgun sequence DNA encoding:
- the LOC126668327 gene encoding uncharacterized protein LOC126668327, whose protein sequence is MTSVAVHTILTEERKEVEHDPLGIETEIQGRTMRRVSIDSGGTTSVITWKAYQAKRGSMIRIRLQPTEIRGVGESRLHSMGTVTLRLTSKHRTGLRMTQFVLFHVVDERLPFSMILGRTFLYKSGEVLDMSNLWIGFLIEEGAVIISEAIGSWRTSLKARDWNVHAHQRSYKRGVEEALTYILEIKGVELEVACHELNVDPASKVVKQKKRRHSKERQKAIAEEVEKLQEAGFIKSIKYPE